The following coding sequences are from one Loxodonta africana isolate mLoxAfr1 chromosome 18, mLoxAfr1.hap2, whole genome shotgun sequence window:
- the ANKRD40 gene encoding ankyrin repeat domain-containing protein 40, giving the protein MNTLLEQKEQQERLREAAALGDIREVQKLVESGVDVNSQNEVNGWTCLHWACKRNHGQVVSYLLKSGADKEILTTKGEMPVQLTSRREIRKIMGVEDDDDDDVDGSLPQLKKESELPFVPNYLANPAFPFIYTTTTEDSAQLQNGGPSTPPALPSVDGSPPLLPSGEPSLLGAFPRDHTSLALVQNGDVSAPSAILRTPESTKPGPVCQPPVSQSRSLFSSVPSKPPVSLEPQNGTYAGPAPAFQPFFFTGAFPFNMQELVLKVRIQNPSLRENDFIEIELDRQELTYQELLRVSCCELGVNPDQVEKIRKLPNTLLRKDKDVARLQDFQELELVLMISENNFLFRNAASTLTERPCYNRRASKLTY; this is encoded by the exons ATGAACACCCTCCTAGAGCAGAAGGAGCAGCAGGAGAGGCTGCGCGAGGCCGCGGCCTTGGGGGACATTCGGGAGGTGCAGAAACTGGTGGAGAGCGGGGTGGATGTGAACTCGCAAAATGAGGTCAACGGCTG GACCTGTTTACACTGGGCATGTAAACGCAATCACGGCCAGGTAGTCTCTTACCTGTTAAAATCAGGAGCTGACAAAGAGATTCTCACCACGAAAGGAGAAATGCCAGTCCAATTGACATCAAGGAGAGAAATCAGGAAGATCATGGGAG tggaagatgatgatgatgatgatgttgatgGCAGCCTCCCCCAGCTGAAGAAGGAGTCAGAACTGCCCTTTGTTCCCAACTATTTGGCCAACCCAGCCTTCCCTTTTATATACACCACCACAACAGAGGATTCAGCCCAGCTGCAAAATGGCGGCCCCTCCACACCCCCTGCATTGCCCTCTGTGGATGGCTCGCCCCCATTGCTCCCCTCTGGGGAGCCTTCCCTTCTAGGGGCCTTTCCGCGGGACCACACCTCTCTGGCACTGGTTCAGAACGGTGATGTGTCTGCCCCCTCTGCCATACTCAGAACACCAGAAAGCACAAAACCAGGTCCTGTTTGTCAGCCACCCGTGAGTCAGAGCCGTTCCCTGTTCTCTTCTGTCCCGTCCAAGCCACCAGTGTCTCTAGAGCCTCAAAATGGGACATATGCAGGACCAGCGCCAGCATTCCAGCCATTTTTCTTCACTGGAGCATTTCCGTTTAATATGCAAG AGCTGGTACtcaaggtgaggattcagaaccCATCTCTTCGAGAAAATGATTTCATTGAAATTGAACTGGACCGACAGGAGCTCACCTACCAAGAATTGCTCAGAGTGAGCTGCTGTGAGCTGGGTGTTAATCCAGATCAAGTGGAGAAGATCAGAAAGTTGCCCAATACTCTGTTAAGAAAG GACAAAGATGTTGCCCGACTCCAAGATTTTCAAGAGCTGGAACTGGTTCTAATGATaagtgaaaataattttctgttccgAAATGCTGCATCCACACTGACTGAAAGGCCTTGCTACAACAGGAGAGCTTCAAAACTGACTTACTAA